From Mucilaginibacter gotjawali:
CAAGAAATTATGCATATGCCAATGTTGCAGCCTACGAGGTTGTTGCTGCAGGTGATTCCGCACATTATCAATCGCTGGCAGGGCAATTGAATGGATTGAAAACGGTCCCAAAACCTTTTAAAGGAAAACAGATTGATTATGAATATGCTGCGCTATTGGCTTTTTGTAAAGTAGGCGAAGCAGTTACTTTTCCGGAGGGTAGTCTTAAATATTACACAGATAGCCTGCACCAGCTTGCTGTGGCGCATGGAATGCCGGCTGAGATGATTGGAAATTCTGAAGATTATGCGAAATTGGTTTCAGCAGCTATAATGAAATGGAGTAAAAAGGATAATTATTTGAAAACCAGGAGTGAATCAAAATTTGCCATAAACGATTCGGCGGGAAGATGGGTGCCTACGCCACCGGCATATAGCGAAGCAGTTGAACCGCATTGGAATGAAATAAGGCCAATGGTAATTAATCAAGTACCGCCTATTGCTGTAGCGCTGCCGCCTGCATTTAACATAAAAGATACAAGCAGTAAGTATTACCATGAGGTAATGTATATAAAAACCACCACCGAGCATCTAACACCTGATCAAACCCATATCGCTGAATTTTGGGACGATAACCCCGGAAAATTGAATGTATCCGGCCATGTGATGTTTATCACCAAGAAGTTTTCGCCACCCGGGCATTGGATGAGCATTGTAGGGATTGGCGCTGAAAAAGCAAAGGCCGATTTTAACACCACCGTGTGCGCGTATGCAAAAACAAGTATTGCTATTTTTGATGGTTTTATCCAATGCTGGACGGAAAAATATGCTTTTAAAACCGTAAGGCCAGAAACCGTGATCAATAAATATTTTGACCCAAGCTGGCGCCCGCATTTGCAAACCCCCCCGTTCCCTGAATATACCTGTGGACATTGTACTAACTCAGGCGCTGCAGCCGAAGCGCTTTCAAGCGTTTTGGGTGATCATGTAGCTTACACAGATACATCGGAACTTGAATTTGGGATCAAAAGCCGTTCTTATAAATCTTTCAGGGATGCCGCCAACGAAAATATTTGGGGAAGGTTTTACGGAGGAATCCATTATTATAATTCATGCGTGGTATCGCATGAATACGGAAAAGAAGTGGGCGATATTGTTGTCAAACTGCTAAAAATGAAAAAATAAATTTTAAGAGAGATAATTAAACTTATAAAAAAGTAATTCTAAGTCTGGTAACTTCTTAAAAAAACGATAAATTAACTTAGTTAGGTAAAAAAATCATATATAATCGTTGGTTATTTTTTTTTTAAATACTTGAATATTAATTATTTGAAATATAAAAACCCCTGTTTTTTTTAAATTTTCATTATAAAAGACAGGAGCATTTCGCGCAGTCGGTTCTGCATGTTTAACAAGTTGTATATTTATATATCTCAAATACCTTAATGTTGTAGATTGAGTATAATATAATTGGTTTGACAGGTAGCCGCCTCATACGGCTACCTTTTTTTATTTAAAGGAGTTTAAAACAATAAATATCCGGCTGCCTGTTAGCTTAAATAAATGCTATTGATGAAAGTCACTATTTGTGCTGACATTCGTCACAATATGCTTCATCCTGTTAGCCGAAATTTGTGGTATTATGGCCGGGGTATGCCGGGGGACAGATCTCCAATAGCTATGATAACACTGCTATGCCTGTAAATAATTTCAATATTCAAGGGTTGTCTGATGATCAGGTTGCCAGGTCAAGGGAACAGTACGGATCTAACAGTCTTTCGTACAAAAAAGAGAATACTTTTTTTAAAGCTATTAAAACGCTTGCCAGTGAACCGATGGTTATATTACTGTTGGTTACCTCCGGCATCTACTTTATAAGCGGCAACGCAGCCGATGGCATCTTTCTTGCTTCATCTGTCGTACTTGTATCTGCAATCTCATTATTTCAGGATTCAAGGAGCCGGAATGCCTTAGAAAAACTTAAGAATTTTACCCAGCCGCATTGCAAAGTTATCAGGAACGGTAAAACGATTGAGATAACCAGCGAAGAGCTGGTTGTGGGCGACGACCTTGTCGTTGAAGAGGGAAAATCTATTACGGCCGATGGTACGATCATTCACTCCAACGATTTTTCCGTAAATGAAGCAATACTTACCGGCGAATCTTTTTCAGTTTATAAAGATCGCGATTCCGAAAATAATGTCATCTTTCAGGGCACTACGGTATCCAGTGGACTGGCCATCGCCAGTATCACCGCTATCGGGAACGAAACCCGCTTAGGGAAAATAGGCAAAAGCCTTGAAGCGATCAACGAAGAACCTACGCCTTTGGAGATGCAGATCAATAATTTTGTTAAAAAGATGGTGATTGCCGGTGCCCTGGT
This genomic window contains:
- a CDS encoding vanadium-dependent haloperoxidase, with the translated sequence MNRLLFSILAIALFFASCKNPDYQKIFNNPALYSATVHELNGVVMGNNFSPVVASRNYAYANVAAYEVVAAGDSAHYQSLAGQLNGLKTVPKPFKGKQIDYEYAALLAFCKVGEAVTFPEGSLKYYTDSLHQLAVAHGMPAEMIGNSEDYAKLVSAAIMKWSKKDNYLKTRSESKFAINDSAGRWVPTPPAYSEAVEPHWNEIRPMVINQVPPIAVALPPAFNIKDTSSKYYHEVMYIKTTTEHLTPDQTHIAEFWDDNPGKLNVSGHVMFITKKFSPPGHWMSIVGIGAEKAKADFNTTVCAYAKTSIAIFDGFIQCWTEKYAFKTVRPETVINKYFDPSWRPHLQTPPFPEYTCGHCTNSGAAAEALSSVLGDHVAYTDTSELEFGIKSRSYKSFRDAANENIWGRFYGGIHYYNSCVVSHEYGKEVGDIVVKLLKMKK